In Rhodothermales bacterium, the DNA window GTCGGTGGTGAGCGTGCTGGCGTCGTGCTGCATGGGCGAGAGGGGAGGAGGAACGGCGGCGGCGGTGCGTAGTCTATGGTCCCAATCGTAAAGCCCGACCGAAGATCCCATGACCGTCACCGAAACCACCGCCACCGCCGAGGGCGTGCTCGCGTTCATCGACGAGAGCGTGCGGGCGTTGCAGCAGGACGGGCTGGAGCCGCGCACGATCCTCGTCGGCCCCGATGCCTACGACCTCCTCCGCCACGCCATCGCCCGCCAGTTCAACCGCTCGCCCGGCCTGTTCGAGACGTACCAGTACCTCGACGTCGTGCTGGACCCGTTCCGCGGCGACGCCGTTTGCGTGGTGCCGGCCCCGCGCGAGCTCGCCGACGGCG includes these proteins:
- a CDS encoding family 4C encapsulin nanocompartment shell protein codes for the protein MTVTETTATAEGVLAFIDESVRALQQDGLEPRTILVGPDAYDLLRHAIARQFNRSPGLFETYQYLDVVLDPFRGDAVCVVPAPRELADGVRPVRI